A DNA window from Parabacteroides johnsonii DSM 18315 contains the following coding sequences:
- a CDS encoding MBL fold metallo-hydrolase, translating into MKLSFLSLASGSSGNCYYLGTPEFGVLIDAGIGIRTIKKVLKDKAIDFSKIIAVLITHDHADHIKTVGCLGEKHCIPVYTTEAVHRGINKSRYVEEKLVGSRKVIEKEVPFMIRDFRITAFEVPHDSTDNVGYYIEYGDHKFTLATDVGHITETVCKYMSMANHLIIEANYDEEMLKFGTYPAFLKERVASSTGHLSNREAAEFLATHYDPKLKDIWLCHLSRDNNHPELAYKTVDFRLFQEGVRVGKDVSLHALKRTTPSDIFEFD; encoded by the coding sequence ATGAAACTATCATTTCTGAGTTTAGCAAGTGGAAGCAGTGGAAACTGCTATTATCTGGGAACACCCGAATTCGGCGTGTTAATTGATGCAGGTATCGGTATTCGTACCATAAAGAAGGTGTTGAAAGATAAAGCGATCGATTTCTCCAAAATTATTGCAGTTCTGATCACGCATGATCATGCTGATCATATCAAAACCGTAGGTTGTCTGGGAGAAAAACATTGTATCCCTGTCTATACGACGGAGGCTGTCCACCGGGGAATCAACAAGAGCCGCTACGTGGAGGAAAAGCTTGTCGGTTCGCGTAAGGTGATCGAAAAAGAAGTGCCTTTTATGATTCGCGATTTCCGCATTACCGCTTTCGAGGTTCCGCATGACAGTACTGATAATGTCGGCTATTATATCGAATATGGCGATCATAAGTTCACGTTGGCAACGGATGTCGGCCATATTACCGAAACAGTATGCAAATATATGAGCATGGCAAACCACTTGATCATAGAAGCCAATTATGATGAGGAGATGTTGAAGTTCGGCACGTATCCAGCTTTTCTGAAGGAACGTGTAGCCAGCTCGACTGGACATTTAAGCAACCGTGAAGCTGCCGAGTTCCTCGCAACTCATTATGATCCTAAACTGAAAGATATCTGGTTGTGTCATTTGAGCCGTGATAATAATCATCCCGAACTTGCCTATAAGACAGTCGATTTTCGTTTATTTCAAGAAGGAGTAAGGGTAGGGAAGGACGTTTCCCTGCATGCTCTGAAACGGACTACACCGTCTGATATATTTGAATTCGATTAA
- a CDS encoding asparaginase — protein sequence MTASMNTQSEKASILLIYTGGTIGMIENPETGVLESFNFQHLKDNMPELKKLGYAVSTIQFDPAMDSSEMGPESWMKIVKIIADNYQLYDGFVVLHGTDTMSFTASALSFMLENLSKPVIFTGSQLPIGMLRTDGKENLITAIEIAAAKENGIPVVPEVCIFFENDLLRGNRTSKINADNFNAFRSYNYPPLAHAGIYIKYDTGQVYHPVSRRPLKPHYLLDRNIAVLKLFPGISPQVVESILNIPGLKGVVMETFGSGNAPCYDWFLTMLKDAVSRGIVIVNVTQCSAGSVEMHRYETGHKLLEAGVISGFDSTTESAVTKLMFLFGHGLTPEEVKDHMNCSLIGEVTIPDTFRP from the coding sequence ATGACAGCAAGTATGAACACTCAAAGTGAGAAAGCCTCGATCCTGCTTATCTATACTGGCGGAACGATCGGTATGATTGAAAACCCCGAAACAGGTGTGTTGGAATCATTCAATTTCCAACATTTGAAGGATAATATGCCGGAGTTGAAGAAGTTGGGGTATGCGGTTTCGACCATCCAGTTCGATCCGGCAATGGATTCGTCGGAGATGGGGCCGGAGTCATGGATGAAGATCGTAAAGATTATTGCAGACAATTACCAGTTGTACGACGGCTTTGTTGTGCTTCATGGTACGGACACGATGTCTTTCACGGCATCTGCTTTGAGTTTTATGCTCGAGAATTTAAGTAAACCGGTTATCTTTACCGGCTCGCAATTGCCGATCGGTATGTTGAGGACCGACGGAAAAGAAAATCTGATCACTGCTATCGAGATTGCCGCTGCAAAGGAAAACGGCATCCCGGTTGTGCCGGAGGTTTGTATCTTTTTTGAAAATGACTTGTTGAGGGGTAACCGTACGAGTAAGATTAATGCGGACAACTTCAATGCTTTCCGTTCATACAATTATCCACCATTGGCACATGCCGGTATTTATATAAAGTATGACACCGGGCAGGTTTACCATCCTGTTTCGAGAAGACCGTTGAAACCGCATTATCTCTTGGACCGGAATATTGCGGTGTTGAAGCTTTTTCCGGGAATCTCTCCTCAGGTAGTGGAAAGCATCCTGAATATACCGGGGTTGAAGGGGGTTGTGATGGAAACGTTCGGAAGCGGTAATGCGCCGTGCTATGATTGGTTCCTGACGATGCTGAAAGATGCGGTTAGCCGGGGAATTGTGATTGTAAATGTAACCCAGTGTAGTGCCGGAAGTGTGGAAATGCACCGGTATGAGACAGGGCATAAATTGTTGGAAGCGGGGGTGATAAGCGGATTCGACAGTACGACTGAAAGCGCTGTTACCAAGCTCATGTTTCTTTTCGGCCACGGCCTGACGCCGGAGGAGGTGAAGGATCACATGAACTGTTCGCTGATCGGGGAAGTGACGATCCCCGACACGTTTCGCCCGTAA
- a CDS encoding trimeric intracellular cation channel family protein has product MIDFITFCDYTGTFAFAISGIRLASAKQFDWFGAYVVGVVTAVGGGTIRDILLNATPFWMEQASYLIISALALLFVIIFRKYVISLNNTFFIFDAIGLGLFGVVGIEKALAFGFPMWVAIVMGTITGAFGGMIRDILINEVPLIFRKDIYALACVFGGFIYYACLQMGIGPSLTQLIAATGIFVSRIVAVKYHISVPVLKGEE; this is encoded by the coding sequence ATGATAGACTTCATTACGTTTTGCGATTACACCGGGACATTCGCTTTTGCGATTAGCGGCATCCGTTTGGCTTCAGCCAAACAATTTGACTGGTTCGGGGCCTATGTGGTCGGTGTGGTGACGGCGGTGGGAGGCGGTACGATCCGCGATATCCTACTCAATGCCACCCCTTTCTGGATGGAACAGGCTTCTTATCTCATCATATCGGCACTGGCATTGCTCTTTGTTATCATATTCAGGAAATATGTGATTAGCCTGAACAATACTTTCTTCATTTTCGATGCCATCGGGCTGGGATTGTTCGGTGTGGTCGGTATCGAGAAGGCGCTGGCATTCGGGTTTCCGATGTGGGTGGCTATTGTGATGGGGACAATTACGGGGGCTTTCGGCGGTATGATCCGCGATATCCTGATTAACGAGGTACCCCTGATCTTCCGAAAAGATATTTATGCACTAGCATGCGTGTTTGGAGGCTTTATTTATTACGCTTGCCTGCAGATGGGGATCGGACCGTCTCTGACGCAGCTTATCGCTGCTACCGGAATATTCGTCTCGCGGATAGTGGCAGTAAAATATCATATAAGCGTCCCTGTATTAAAAGGAGAAGAATAA
- a CDS encoding DUF3943 domain-containing protein, with the protein MKKYILTGLICLFSFSWIRGQEYIPQITHRHYISDTTLFHPRHPWKAALETFGLNMLVWGFDRYLVKEDWAYINGHTIKSNFKKGPVWDTDQFTTNLFSHPYHGSLYFNAARSNGMNFWQSAPFAASGSLMWEFFMENEPPSINDMLATTFGGIELGEITYRLSDLFIDNRSSGAERVGREVLAGVLSPVRAFNRIISGEAWRRSSSKGRTYSSVPVNFIVTMGPRFLAEQEGSKRGTTSLNINFRIDYGNPINDDFYSPYEWFRFNFGIDLFSAQPVVSQVNAIGALWGKTVWTKGPRTLSAGFFQHFDFYNSELRHGSDMTVPPYRIAAPAAAGAGLIYYKQATPGDKTDIYAELYANGVALGASLSDYMLLGERDYNLGSGYSTKAGAGIIYNRRLAFLLNMENYHIFTWKGYDPDIDWSQADPSTLNIQGDAGNARLTIFSMKLAYLLKDKWNITLTNRYFSRRTNYRHYPRVDYSTYDLMLGLGIRI; encoded by the coding sequence ATGAAGAAATATATATTAACTGGACTCATTTGTCTGTTTTCGTTCTCCTGGATACGGGGACAAGAATATATACCTCAAATTACACATCGTCATTATATAAGTGACACAACCCTATTCCATCCCCGCCATCCCTGGAAAGCGGCACTCGAAACATTCGGACTCAATATGCTCGTCTGGGGCTTCGACCGGTATCTCGTAAAAGAGGACTGGGCTTATATCAACGGGCATACGATCAAGAGCAATTTCAAAAAAGGTCCGGTATGGGATACCGACCAGTTCACGACAAACCTTTTCTCCCATCCCTATCACGGTTCGCTCTATTTCAACGCAGCCCGCAGCAACGGCATGAATTTCTGGCAATCCGCCCCGTTTGCAGCCAGCGGCAGTCTGATGTGGGAGTTCTTTATGGAGAACGAACCACCTTCGATCAACGACATGCTGGCGACAACATTCGGAGGAATCGAATTGGGAGAAATCACCTACCGGTTGTCCGACTTGTTCATCGACAACCGTTCGTCGGGAGCCGAACGTGTGGGGCGAGAGGTGTTGGCAGGTGTCCTATCGCCGGTCCGCGCTTTCAATCGTATCATTTCGGGGGAAGCCTGGAGACGTAGTTCCTCAAAAGGACGAACTTATTCCTCCGTTCCCGTCAACTTCATCGTCACAATGGGACCTCGCTTTTTAGCAGAACAAGAAGGTTCGAAACGGGGAACCACCAGCCTGAACATCAACTTCCGCATCGATTACGGGAATCCTATCAACGATGATTTTTATTCTCCCTACGAATGGTTCCGCTTCAACTTCGGAATAGATCTATTTTCTGCCCAACCGGTTGTCAGCCAAGTAAACGCTATCGGAGCTTTATGGGGAAAAACAGTCTGGACAAAAGGTCCACGGACGCTTTCCGCTGGATTTTTCCAACATTTCGATTTCTACAATTCGGAACTTCGCCACGGGAGCGATATGACCGTCCCTCCCTACCGCATAGCAGCACCGGCAGCAGCAGGAGCCGGTTTGATTTATTACAAACAGGCCACACCAGGGGACAAGACGGATATTTATGCTGAACTGTATGCAAACGGCGTAGCTTTAGGAGCCAGCCTGTCGGACTACATGCTGCTTGGCGAACGGGATTATAACTTAGGAAGTGGCTACAGCACCAAAGCCGGTGCCGGTATCATCTACAACAGACGACTGGCTTTCCTGCTCAACATGGAAAACTATCATATCTTTACCTGGAAAGGATACGATCCGGATATCGACTGGTCACAGGCAGATCCCAGCACCCTGAATATCCAGGGCGATGCCGGAAACGCACGCCTGACCATTTTCTCGATGAAACTGGCTTATTTATTAAAAGACAAGTGGAACATCACCCTGACAAACCGCTATTTCTCACGACGGACGAACTACCGGCATTATCCCAGAGTGGATTATTCCACTTACGACCTGATGCTCGGACTCGGGATACGAATTTAA
- a CDS encoding ABC-F family ATP-binding cassette domain-containing protein, which yields MISVDGLTVEFGGSALFSDISFVINEKDRIALMGKNGAGKSTLLKILAGVREPTRGKVSAPKDTVIAYLPQHLMTEDGRTVFEETAQAFAHLHEMEAEIAAINKELEIRTDYESDSYMELIERVSTLSEKFYSIEEINYDADIEKTLLGLGFTREDFGRQTSEFSGGWRMRIELAKLLLKKPDVLLLDEPTNHLDIESIQWLEDFLIDNGQAVVVISHDRAFVDHITTRTIEVTMGRIYDYKVNYSQYLQLRKERREQQQKAYDEQQKFIAETKDFIERFKGTYSKTLQVQSRVKMLEKLEILEVDEEDTSALRLKFPPSPRSGSYPVTIENVSKSYGDHTVFRNANLMIERGDKIAFVGKNGEGKSTLVKCIMKELEHDGTLTIGHNVMIGYFAQNQASLLDENLTVFQTIDDVAKGDIRNKIKDLLGAFMFGGENSAKKVKVLSGGERTRLAMIKLLLEPVNLLILDEPTNHLDMKTKDILKQALMDFDGTLIVVSHDRDFLDGLVTKVYEFGNKKVTEHLEGIYEFLQRKKMENLNELERKN from the coding sequence ATGATTTCAGTAGACGGACTAACAGTTGAGTTTGGCGGTAGCGCATTATTTTCGGATATATCTTTTGTTATTAACGAGAAAGACCGGATTGCCCTGATGGGAAAGAATGGAGCGGGTAAATCCACATTGCTGAAGATATTGGCTGGAGTGCGTGAGCCGACCCGCGGGAAGGTGTCTGCCCCGAAAGATACTGTCATCGCATACCTTCCGCAGCATTTGATGACGGAAGACGGCCGTACGGTGTTTGAAGAGACTGCCCAAGCTTTTGCCCATCTACACGAGATGGAAGCGGAGATCGCTGCAATTAACAAGGAACTGGAAATACGCACTGATTATGAGTCGGACAGCTATATGGAACTGATCGAGCGTGTTTCTACTTTGAGTGAGAAGTTCTATTCTATTGAAGAGATTAATTATGATGCCGATATCGAGAAGACTTTGTTAGGGCTTGGTTTCACCCGCGAAGATTTCGGCCGTCAGACAAGTGAGTTCAGCGGTGGTTGGCGTATGCGTATCGAATTGGCGAAACTGTTGCTGAAGAAACCGGATGTGCTTTTGCTGGATGAGCCGACCAACCACCTCGATATCGAGTCTATCCAATGGTTGGAAGATTTTCTGATCGATAACGGGCAGGCAGTAGTCGTAATCAGTCACGATCGCGCATTCGTAGACCATATCACGACCCGTACGATCGAAGTGACGATGGGCCGCATCTATGATTATAAAGTCAATTATAGCCAATACCTGCAATTGCGTAAGGAACGTCGCGAACAACAGCAAAAGGCGTATGACGAGCAACAGAAATTCATTGCCGAAACGAAAGACTTCATCGAACGTTTCAAAGGCACTTATTCCAAGACTTTGCAAGTGCAGAGTCGTGTGAAGATGCTTGAAAAGCTTGAAATACTGGAAGTCGATGAAGAAGATACTTCCGCTCTGCGCCTGAAGTTCCCGCCTTCGCCCCGTTCGGGTTCCTATCCGGTGACGATCGAGAATGTGTCGAAGTCGTACGGAGACCATACTGTTTTCCGTAATGCCAATTTGATGATCGAGCGGGGTGACAAGATCGCTTTCGTCGGAAAGAATGGGGAGGGTAAATCCACGCTGGTAAAATGTATTATGAAGGAGCTTGAACATGACGGTACGTTGACAATCGGGCATAACGTGATGATCGGCTATTTCGCGCAGAACCAGGCGTCCCTTTTAGATGAAAACCTGACGGTGTTCCAAACGATAGACGATGTTGCAAAAGGGGATATCCGCAACAAGATCAAGGACCTGTTGGGTGCTTTCATGTTCGGAGGCGAGAATTCGGCGAAAAAAGTAAAGGTGCTCTCCGGTGGCGAACGTACCCGACTGGCAATGATCAAGCTGTTGCTGGAGCCCGTCAACCTGTTGATCCTCGATGAGCCGACGAACCATCTGGATATGAAAACGAAAGATATCCTGAAACAAGCCTTGATGGACTTTGACGGGACGCTGATCGTCGTTTCGCATGACCGTGATTTCCTGGATGGCCTTGTGACCAAAGTTTACGAATTCGGAAACAAGAAAGTGACGGAACATCTTGAGGGGATATACGAGTTCCTGCAACGCAAGAAGATGGAAAATCTGAACGAGCTGGAACGTAAGAATTAA
- a CDS encoding glycoside hydrolase family 43 protein, with the protein MKTNVLKKMLLMLLCVVAVSMTALGKETVSDVLPIADPYILFYNDTYYAYGTSRADGFEVYSSKDLKSWERSSRLALSKEDSYGDKWFWAPEVYYVEKDKKFYMFYSVEEHVCVATSDSPLGPFVQDEKKPIREEKGIDTSVFFDEDGKAYLYFVRFTNGNVIWCAELKDNLKEIKEETLTQCIEAVEPWEMVFGKVAEGPSILKRDGLYYLLYSANDFRSQDYAVGYATSDSPFGPWKKNSKNPLLHRVDELVGTGHGAPFADKDGNLRYIFHAHKSQTEVNQRNSYIVDMSLSGKDQVSIGGGLIRPAVVK; encoded by the coding sequence ATGAAGACGAATGTGTTGAAGAAAATGCTATTGATGCTGTTGTGTGTTGTTGCGGTAAGTATGACTGCCCTAGGGAAAGAGACGGTTTCGGATGTGTTGCCGATTGCCGATCCTTATATCCTGTTTTACAACGATACCTATTATGCTTATGGAACATCCCGTGCGGACGGTTTCGAGGTGTACAGTTCTAAAGATTTGAAGTCGTGGGAGCGTTCTTCCCGTTTGGCACTGAGTAAAGAAGACTCTTACGGGGATAAATGGTTTTGGGCACCGGAAGTCTATTATGTGGAGAAGGACAAGAAGTTTTATATGTTCTATTCGGTAGAGGAGCACGTTTGTGTTGCCACGTCCGATTCTCCTTTGGGACCGTTCGTGCAGGATGAAAAGAAGCCGATTCGAGAAGAAAAAGGAATCGATACATCCGTCTTTTTCGATGAGGATGGGAAGGCCTATCTTTATTTTGTCCGCTTTACAAACGGTAATGTGATTTGGTGTGCAGAACTGAAAGATAATCTGAAGGAAATCAAGGAGGAGACGCTGACACAATGCATCGAAGCGGTCGAGCCCTGGGAAATGGTGTTTGGTAAGGTGGCCGAAGGTCCTTCCATTCTGAAACGGGACGGCTTGTATTATCTGCTCTATTCTGCCAACGATTTCAGGAGCCAGGATTATGCAGTCGGCTATGCCACGTCGGATTCTCCTTTTGGCCCTTGGAAGAAAAACAGTAAAAACCCGCTTTTGCATAGGGTAGACGAACTTGTCGGAACCGGCCACGGGGCACCGTTTGCCGACAAGGATGGCAATTTACGGTATATTTTCCATGCCCATAAGAGTCAAACGGAAGTGAACCAGCGAAACTCCTATATCGTTGATATGTCTTTGTCTGGCAAAGACCAGGTTTCGATCGGTGGAGGGTTGATCCGCCCTGCTGTCGTAAAATAA
- a CDS encoding 30S ribosomal protein S16 gives MATKIRLQRHGRKSYAFYQIVVADSRAPRDGKFIERIGSYNPNTNPATVDLNFERALYWLQVGAQPTDTTRNILSREGVCLKKHLLEGVKKGAFDEATAETKFQAWLKNKQASVQAVKDKDSEAAKAAERARLEAEKEANKAKAEIVAKKKAELAAAEAAKQAEEAAAAAPAEEAPAAESAE, from the coding sequence ATGGCAACAAAAATTAGATTGCAGAGACACGGTCGTAAAAGCTACGCTTTTTATCAGATCGTAGTCGCAGACAGCAGGGCTCCACGTGATGGAAAGTTTATTGAAAGGATAGGTTCTTATAATCCGAACACTAATCCTGCTACAGTAGATTTGAACTTCGAAAGAGCTTTGTATTGGTTACAGGTAGGTGCACAACCTACAGATACCACTCGTAACATTCTTTCTCGTGAAGGTGTTTGCTTGAAAAAACACTTATTGGAAGGTGTTAAGAAGGGTGCATTCGATGAAGCTACTGCTGAAACCAAGTTTCAGGCTTGGTTGAAAAACAAACAGGCTTCTGTTCAGGCTGTAAAGGACAAAGATAGCGAAGCTGCAAAAGCTGCAGAAAGAGCTCGTCTGGAAGCAGAAAAAGAAGCAAACAAGGCAAAAGCAGAAATCGTAGCTAAAAAGAAAGCAGAATTGGCAGCCGCTGAAGCTGCTAAGCAAGCTGAAGAAGCAGCTGCTGCCGCTCCGGCAGAAGAAGCTCCTGCAGCAGAAAGCGCTGAATAA
- the trxA gene encoding thioredoxin codes for MRSLKSLLMVAVALVLVSCSMSAKPEKNEMEEVSAQGEVIVLNKADFLSKVYNYEKNQTQWVYEGNKPAIIDFYADWCGPCKKVSPILKELAAQYKDDIVIYKINVDNEKELASAFGIQSIPTLLFIPKTGKPQIAQGALSKEQFVEQIDNFLLKK; via the coding sequence ATGAGAAGTTTGAAAAGTCTATTGATGGTTGCGGTCGCACTGGTTTTGGTCAGTTGCTCCATGTCCGCAAAACCGGAAAAAAATGAAATGGAAGAGGTGTCTGCACAGGGGGAAGTGATTGTATTGAATAAGGCGGACTTTCTGTCAAAAGTATATAATTACGAAAAGAATCAGACTCAATGGGTATATGAAGGGAACAAACCGGCTATTATTGACTTTTATGCAGACTGGTGCGGCCCTTGCAAGAAAGTATCTCCGATCCTGAAAGAACTGGCTGCACAGTACAAGGATGATATTGTTATTTATAAGATAAATGTAGATAATGAAAAAGAGCTGGCTTCGGCATTTGGTATACAGAGTATTCCGACGTTGCTGTTCATTCCCAAAACAGGTAAACCTCAGATTGCTCAGGGAGCCTTATCAAAAGAACAGTTTGTAGAGCAAATAGATAATTTTTTGTTGAAAAAATAA
- the mef(En2) gene encoding macrolide efflux MFS transporter Mef(En2): MNHWKSTLAVIGIGQLISILTSTIVGFSIIFWISNEFKSPTALSLAILAGFLPQFVLGLFAGVYVDRWNRKKTMFYSDLFIAFCTLCLFIVITKGYKDLSFFYLLTACRSIGSTFHAPALQASIPLLVPKHHLVRVSGLYHSIQSFSEVIAPVVGASLVVWLPIQYILLIDVIGAVAACLTLLCVQIPSLQKTKVLPDFKKELTECWHTLRRTMGILPLFVCFTLVTFVLMPVFTLFPFMTLLHFNGNILQMGVVEMGWGSGALLGGLVLACKALKSKQTLVMHTAYVILGLYLISASYLPSSAFIGFVCLTFTGGIAYSIYHALFIAIIQQNLASDMLGRTFSLIFSLSTFPSMLGIVASGYWVEAWGITSVFMISGWVIFLIGVGANFISSIKQLDNYA; encoded by the coding sequence ATGAATCATTGGAAATCAACTTTGGCCGTGATAGGAATAGGCCAACTCATATCTATTTTAACAAGTACGATTGTTGGCTTCTCCATTATTTTTTGGATTAGCAACGAATTTAAATCCCCGACAGCTTTATCTCTGGCTATTTTAGCTGGATTTTTACCACAATTTGTATTAGGCTTGTTTGCCGGGGTCTATGTTGACAGATGGAATCGAAAGAAAACGATGTTTTATTCGGACTTGTTCATCGCGTTCTGTACCCTATGTCTTTTTATTGTGATAACCAAGGGTTATAAAGACCTTTCTTTTTTTTATCTATTGACTGCTTGTCGTTCAATAGGCAGTACGTTTCATGCACCTGCTTTACAGGCAAGCATCCCTCTACTGGTTCCCAAGCACCATCTTGTCAGGGTATCAGGTTTGTACCATTCCATTCAATCCTTCAGTGAGGTGATAGCCCCCGTTGTAGGGGCAAGCCTCGTTGTTTGGCTTCCCATACAGTATATTCTGCTCATAGATGTGATCGGAGCTGTTGCTGCTTGTCTGACCTTACTTTGTGTCCAGATTCCTTCTCTTCAAAAAACGAAAGTTCTTCCAGATTTCAAAAAAGAACTGACGGAATGTTGGCATACCTTGCGGCGTACAATGGGCATTTTGCCTTTATTCGTATGCTTTACGCTGGTGACTTTTGTCCTTATGCCTGTTTTTACGTTATTTCCTTTTATGACGCTTCTGCATTTCAACGGAAACATTTTGCAAATGGGAGTTGTGGAAATGGGTTGGGGCTCAGGGGCATTGTTGGGCGGTTTAGTACTTGCCTGTAAGGCTTTGAAAAGCAAGCAAACATTAGTGATGCATACGGCTTATGTGATATTGGGATTGTATCTGATTAGCGCCAGTTATTTACCATCAAGCGCATTTATAGGTTTTGTTTGCCTAACATTTACAGGAGGCATAGCCTATTCCATTTACCATGCGCTTTTCATCGCTATTATTCAGCAGAACTTGGCTTCGGACATGCTTGGACGGACTTTTTCTCTCATCTTTAGTTTGAGTACCTTTCCATCAATGCTGGGTATCGTAGCTTCAGGATATTGGGTGGAAGCATGGGGTATCACATCCGTCTTTATGATCAGCGGATGGGTTATCTTTCTGATTGGAGTGGGTGCAAATTTTATTTCTTCAATCAAGCAGTTGGATAATTACGCATAG
- the lnu(AN2) gene encoding lincosamide nucleotidyltransferase Lnu(AN2) — protein MTKKEHTTITELFQVLDLLESLDMQFWLDGGWGVDVLYGQQTRLHRDIDIDFDANYTDQLLDLLQERGYQIETNWLPTRVELYSKELGYIDIHPFVLNADGTSKQADLDGGWYEFQPDYFGTAVFEGRSIPCISAKGQQVFHSGYDLREKDIHDLSIIKQCITTMSLTIR, from the coding sequence ATGACAAAGAAAGAACACACTACGATTACAGAGTTATTTCAAGTTTTGGACTTGTTGGAAAGCCTGGACATGCAGTTTTGGTTGGATGGAGGCTGGGGAGTGGATGTCTTGTACGGACAGCAAACCCGCTTGCATAGAGATATTGACATTGATTTTGATGCCAATTATACAGACCAACTCCTTGATCTTTTGCAGGAGAGAGGATATCAAATTGAAACAAATTGGTTGCCCACCCGTGTGGAACTGTATAGCAAAGAATTAGGCTATATTGATATCCATCCTTTTGTCTTGAATGCGGACGGCACTTCCAAACAAGCCGACTTGGATGGAGGCTGGTATGAATTTCAACCGGACTATTTTGGAACAGCAGTCTTTGAAGGCAGAAGCATCCCTTGCATTTCTGCAAAAGGGCAACAAGTATTCCATTCGGGCTACGATTTAAGAGAGAAGGATATTCACGATTTATCTATAATTAAACAATGTATAACAACAATGAGCCTAACAATTAGATAA
- a CDS encoding nuclear transport factor 2 family protein, whose product MKPKEVLEKWIDCFNKADAYHIAELYATNAVNHQVANEPIIGKESIYKMFVNEFATAKMVCMVENIFEDGEWAIMEWKDSLGLRGCGFFHVKDNKIVFQRGYWDKLSFLKQHNLPIE is encoded by the coding sequence ATGAAGCCTAAAGAAGTTTTGGAAAAATGGATAGATTGCTTTAACAAAGCAGATGCTTATCATATAGCAGAGCTGTATGCTACTAATGCAGTAAATCATCAAGTCGCAAACGAACCAATAATTGGTAAAGAATCAATCTACAAAATGTTTGTGAATGAATTTGCCACTGCTAAAATGGTTTGTATGGTGGAAAATATTTTTGAAGATGGCGAATGGGCTATCATGGAATGGAAAGACTCTCTTGGACTTCGTGGATGCGGATTTTTTCATGTAAAAGATAACAAAATCGTCTTTCAAAGAGGGTATTGGGATAAACTTTCATTCTTGAAGCAACACAATCTTCCAATTGAATAA